One window from the genome of Streptomyces cadmiisoli encodes:
- a CDS encoding MarR family winged helix-turn-helix transcriptional regulator, translating into MAANTAEAGLEQRWRDILSAHARTMCEIDRALHPHGLGASDFEVLDILATESAAEGAQCRVQNLVGRVHLSQSALSRLIGRLEKDGLVERSVCAEDRRGVWVALTVKGRELHGEVLPLQRAALARALTL; encoded by the coding sequence ATGGCAGCGAACACGGCCGAGGCCGGCCTGGAGCAACGGTGGCGGGACATCCTGTCGGCGCACGCGCGCACGATGTGCGAGATCGACCGCGCGCTGCACCCGCACGGCCTGGGGGCCAGCGACTTCGAGGTGCTCGACATCCTCGCCACCGAGTCGGCCGCCGAGGGCGCCCAGTGCCGGGTGCAGAACCTGGTCGGACGGGTGCATCTCAGCCAGAGCGCGCTGTCCCGCCTGATCGGCCGACTCGAGAAGGACGGCCTCGTCGAGCGCTCCGTGTGCGCCGAGGACCGGCGCGGGGTGTGGGTCGCCCTGACCGTCAAGGGCCGCGAACTGCACGGCGAGGTCCTGCCGCTTCAGCGAGCGGCACTCGCGCGTGCGCTGACGCTCTGA
- a CDS encoding helix-turn-helix domain-containing protein, whose product MPRTPVNVTRLNILEWLKDPVAHFPEQRHGDPVEDGVTADAVAAKLGVSRAVAGTHLTLLADLGLLRTRRVRRRVHYRRDDIRIAEVARMFEKGW is encoded by the coding sequence ATGCCGAGGACTCCCGTCAACGTCACGCGCCTGAACATCCTGGAGTGGCTGAAGGACCCGGTCGCCCATTTTCCCGAACAGCGGCACGGTGATCCCGTCGAGGACGGCGTGACGGCCGACGCGGTCGCGGCCAAGCTCGGTGTCAGCCGCGCCGTCGCCGGCACCCATCTCACCCTCCTCGCCGACCTCGGACTGCTGCGCACCCGGCGCGTTCGGCGCCGCGTCCACTACCGGCGCGACGACATCCGCATCGCCGAGGTGGCCAGGATGTTCGAGAAGGGCTGGTGA
- a CDS encoding SMP-30/gluconolactonase/LRE family protein: MLPPTSLVPLRYIDIGGRGPEDVVADARGRVLTGVEDGRILRLDGLADPVATRVETLATTGGRPLGLELLPDDALLVCDAERGVLRVDLATGTVRVLADSVAGERLRFCSNVVALSDGSVCFTVSSRRYPLRHWIGDVVEHTRTGRLLRLEPGGDRPEVLLDGLRFANGVAVSRDESFLVVAETTAYRLTRYWLTGPKAGQHEVFAELPGMPDNIWREGPEGPIWVALAGPRVPALDLLHKAPRAVRRSAARAAVRAPFRPTGTVGVTAVDDDGAIVRRLTRRRSGFRMVTSVCAVGDRLVLGSVQERGVAVCEAPRSPLIPSPPLR, from the coding sequence ATGCTCCCTCCCACCTCTCTCGTGCCGCTGCGCTACATCGACATCGGCGGCCGGGGCCCGGAGGACGTCGTCGCCGACGCCCGCGGCCGCGTCCTGACCGGGGTCGAGGACGGACGGATCCTGCGCCTCGACGGTCTGGCCGACCCCGTCGCCACCCGCGTGGAGACCCTTGCCACCACCGGTGGCCGGCCGCTGGGCCTGGAACTCCTGCCCGACGACGCCCTGTTGGTCTGCGACGCCGAGCGCGGAGTGCTGCGCGTCGACCTCGCCACCGGAACCGTCCGCGTCCTCGCGGACTCGGTCGCGGGGGAGCGGCTGCGGTTCTGCAGCAACGTGGTCGCCCTCTCGGACGGCAGCGTCTGCTTCACCGTCTCCAGCCGCCGCTATCCGCTCCGGCACTGGATCGGCGACGTGGTCGAACACACCCGCACGGGCCGGCTGCTGCGTCTGGAGCCGGGCGGTGACCGCCCCGAAGTGCTGCTGGACGGGCTCCGGTTCGCGAACGGTGTCGCGGTGAGCCGGGACGAGTCGTTCCTGGTCGTCGCCGAGACGACCGCGTACCGGCTCACCCGGTACTGGCTGACCGGCCCGAAGGCCGGGCAGCACGAGGTCTTCGCGGAACTGCCGGGGATGCCGGACAACATCTGGCGCGAAGGGCCCGAAGGCCCGATCTGGGTGGCGCTGGCCGGGCCCCGCGTCCCCGCCCTGGACCTGTTGCACAAGGCCCCGCGGGCGGTACGCCGTTCGGCGGCGCGGGCGGCGGTGCGCGCGCCCTTCCGGCCGACCGGAACCGTCGGCGTGACGGCGGTCGACGACGACGGGGCCATCGTGCGCCGTCTGACCCGCCGGCGGTCCGGCTTCCGCATGGTCACCAGCGTCTGCGCGGTCGGCGACCGGCTCGTCCTCGGCAGTGTCCAGGAGCGCGGCGTCGCGGTCTGCGAGGCGCCCCGCTCCCCGCTGATCCCGTCACCGCCCCTGCGCTAG
- the crcB gene encoding fluoride efflux transporter CrcB, translated as MTAQDTGAAARQSPPTTIRPPRRSVVLTVVALGGGIGAAARYAASLRWPIPGGVFPWTTFWVNAAGCAVIGVFLAAVTEARAAPPLLRPFFGTGVLGGFTTFSTYAVDIERLIEAGHPRAALAYLAATLVAAGAAVWCAVAATRKLIKRRRRVRAGGPL; from the coding sequence ATGACCGCCCAGGACACCGGCGCCGCCGCGCGGCAGTCGCCGCCCACCACGATCCGGCCGCCCCGCCGGTCCGTCGTCCTGACCGTGGTCGCCCTCGGCGGCGGAATCGGCGCGGCGGCCCGCTACGCCGCCTCGCTGCGCTGGCCGATACCGGGCGGAGTCTTCCCCTGGACGACGTTCTGGGTGAACGCAGCCGGCTGCGCGGTGATCGGCGTGTTCCTGGCCGCCGTCACCGAGGCACGGGCCGCCCCTCCACTGCTGCGGCCCTTCTTCGGCACCGGGGTGCTCGGCGGCTTCACCACCTTCTCCACGTACGCCGTCGACATCGAGAGGCTGATCGAGGCGGGCCACCCGCGAGCCGCGCTGGCCTACCTCGCCGCCACCCTGGTGGCCGCGGGCGCGGCGGTGTGGTGCGCGGTCGCCGCGACCCGAAAGCTGATCAAGCGACGGCGCCGTGTCCGCGCGGGCGGGCCGTTGTGA
- the crcB gene encoding fluoride efflux transporter CrcB → MNWLLVVGGGMIGAALRHLTDRAVRSRHRSVFPWGTFVVNVTGCLVLGLLTGAIAEGAVDSRLRLFLGTGLCGALTTYSTFSYETLRLFEEGERRYAVMNVIAGVAVGLAAAFAGVTAAEALL, encoded by the coding sequence GTGAACTGGCTTCTCGTCGTCGGCGGCGGCATGATCGGCGCCGCGCTGCGGCATCTCACCGACCGGGCGGTGCGGTCCCGGCACAGGTCGGTCTTCCCCTGGGGCACCTTCGTGGTGAACGTCACGGGCTGCCTCGTCCTCGGCCTGCTGACCGGAGCGATCGCGGAAGGAGCCGTAGATTCCCGGCTGCGACTGTTCCTGGGCACCGGCCTGTGCGGGGCGCTGACCACCTACTCGACCTTCTCCTACGAGACACTTCGCCTGTTCGAAGAAGGGGAGCGGCGCTACGCCGTGATGAACGTGATCGCCGGAGTGGCGGTCGGACTCGCGGCAGCCTTCGCGGGGGTGACGGCTGCGGAGGCGCTGCTGTGA
- a CDS encoding FadR/GntR family transcriptional regulator, translating into MEAVLTHLRGAIERGEYAVGDKLPSEAELCRTREVSRPVLREALRALQTMGLTVAKTGKGTFVVANSVEDPTFGDYSASDLLEVRRHVEIPVAGYAASRRTPENLDHLAHLLERMEREADTTAWVAMDTLFHLAVAEAAQNPVFRRVIEEIRDALARQSAFLTELGGRREQSNREHRAIVEALIDGSEHDAIEAMSHHLDRVETTLTDIVRPARTQTAADAGHDT; encoded by the coding sequence ATGGAAGCGGTACTCACCCATCTGCGCGGCGCCATCGAGCGCGGCGAGTACGCCGTGGGCGACAAGCTCCCCTCCGAGGCCGAGCTCTGCCGCACCCGGGAGGTGTCCCGCCCGGTACTGCGGGAGGCCCTGCGCGCCCTCCAGACGATGGGCCTGACGGTGGCCAAGACCGGAAAGGGCACCTTCGTCGTCGCCAACAGCGTGGAGGACCCCACCTTCGGCGACTACTCCGCCAGCGACCTGCTCGAGGTGCGCCGCCACGTCGAGATCCCGGTCGCCGGGTACGCGGCCTCGCGCCGTACCCCCGAGAACCTGGATCACCTGGCGCACCTGCTGGAGCGGATGGAGCGCGAGGCCGACACCACCGCGTGGGTGGCGATGGACACCCTGTTCCATCTCGCCGTCGCGGAGGCCGCCCAGAACCCGGTGTTCCGCCGGGTCATCGAGGAGATCCGCGACGCGCTCGCCCGTCAGTCGGCCTTCCTCACGGAGCTGGGCGGTCGCCGGGAGCAGTCCAACCGCGAGCACCGGGCGATCGTCGAGGCGCTGATCGACGGTTCCGAGCACGACGCGATCGAGGCCATGTCCCATCACCTCGACCGGGTCGAGACCACCCTCACCGACATCGTGCGCCCCGCGCGCACGCAGACCGCCGCCGACGCCGGGCACGACACCTGA
- a CDS encoding asparaginase, with translation MHSISVADTPLVREPLHAPVAHLVRGGIVEGIHYGSVVVIGEDGAVRFRLGDIEAAFHPRSALKPVQAVAMVRAGLPLDGELLSLAAASHSGEERHLAGTRRILELAGLTKDDLRNVPDLPFDPAVRDAWVREGRVPSRLAQNCSGKHAAMLCTAALNGWSLDDYLDPAHPLQRAVAATVEDLTGQRIAGVTVDGCGAPLFAVSLHGLARAAARIATAGPGTAEARVADAMRRHPEMASGSGRDVAALMRAVPGLLTKDGFEGVQVAALPDGRAVAVKIADGAGRARIPVTAAALARAGVAPDLLTGFAGEQLLGGGRPVGSVRPVPALDPLPCAS, from the coding sequence ATGCACAGCATCTCCGTCGCGGACACACCCCTCGTCCGCGAGCCCCTCCACGCCCCCGTCGCCCACCTCGTACGCGGCGGGATCGTCGAGGGCATCCACTACGGCTCCGTCGTCGTGATCGGCGAGGACGGCGCGGTCCGGTTCCGGCTCGGCGACATCGAGGCCGCGTTTCATCCCCGGTCGGCCCTCAAGCCCGTGCAGGCGGTCGCCATGGTCCGGGCCGGGCTCCCGCTGGACGGCGAACTGCTCTCGCTCGCCGCCGCCAGCCACTCCGGCGAGGAACGCCATCTGGCCGGCACCCGGCGCATCCTGGAACTGGCCGGACTCACGAAGGACGACCTGCGCAACGTCCCCGACCTGCCGTTCGACCCGGCCGTCCGGGACGCCTGGGTGCGCGAGGGCCGCGTGCCGTCCCGCCTGGCCCAGAACTGCTCGGGCAAGCACGCCGCGATGCTCTGCACCGCCGCGCTCAACGGCTGGTCCCTCGACGACTACCTCGACCCCGCGCACCCGCTCCAACGAGCCGTCGCGGCGACCGTCGAGGACCTCACCGGCCAGCGGATCGCCGGAGTGACCGTCGACGGCTGCGGAGCGCCGCTGTTCGCCGTGTCACTGCACGGTCTCGCCCGCGCCGCCGCCCGGATCGCCACCGCCGGGCCCGGTACCGCCGAGGCACGCGTCGCCGACGCGATGCGCCGGCACCCCGAGATGGCCTCCGGCTCCGGCCGGGACGTGGCCGCCCTGATGCGGGCCGTGCCGGGGCTGCTCACCAAGGACGGCTTCGAGGGTGTGCAGGTCGCCGCGCTGCCGGACGGCCGGGCCGTCGCCGTGAAGATCGCCGACGGAGCGGGCCGGGCCAGGATCCCGGTCACCGCCGCCGCGCTCGCCCGCGCGGGTGTCGCCCCGGATCTGCTGACCGGGTTCGCGGGTGAGCAGCTGCTCGGCGGCGGACGGCCCGTCGGAAGCGTCCGACCGGTACCGGCGCTCGATCCGCTGCCCTGCGCCTCGTAG